The following coding sequences lie in one Arachis stenosperma cultivar V10309 chromosome 5, arast.V10309.gnm1.PFL2, whole genome shotgun sequence genomic window:
- the LOC130979108 gene encoding uncharacterized protein LOC130979108 isoform X1, giving the protein MTLLEYFDLFLFSACRYLSYPFAIYVHYQGCLISLVLAIGWALAAHIRNKERKRIKRSMDKGNSFAFLCHDINQLEHSNQVNLPRVTVIMPLKGFGEHNLHNWRSQLTSLYGGPLEFLLVVESRDDPAYNAVSELISEFGSAIDAKVIVAGLSTTCSQKIHNQLVGVEKMHKDSKYVLFLDDDVRLHPGTIGSLTYEMEKNPEIFIQTGYPLDLPSGSLGSYCIYEYHMPCSMGFATGGKTFFLWGGCMMMHAVDFRKDNYGVVSSLRYGGYSDDMTLSAVAGAHKKLVSSPPVAVFPHPLATDLNFARYWNYLRKQTFVLESYTFKVNQIMNRALFVVHCYLSWGFVAPFFMAVVHVVAALRLYMNGQSIEENTYVYGGVRLVGLLAGCTLLALFSMWNLTRIEVRLCNILSPEAPPLHLGSYNWCLVFLAMLVGNFLYTICAIRSHFSQSINWSGIRYYLKDGKVSRIERTQGTQDMHPVFTDLARKYLYGKKELAYKGSHANNHNKGKKRRQTKKYH; this is encoded by the exons ATGACTTTATTAGAGTATTTCGATTTGTTTCTCTTCTCTGCCTGTAGATACCTCTCCTATCCTTTCGCCATTTACGTTCATTATCAG GGATGTTTAATTTCCTTAGTTCTTGCTATTGGATGGGCCCTTGCTGCTCATATCAG GAacaaagagagaaaaagaataaAGAGAAGTATGGATAAGGGTAATAGTTTTGCTTTCCTTTGTCATGATATCAATCAACTTGAGCATTCCAATCAGGTTAATCTGCCAAGAGTGACAGTAATTATGCCCTTAAAAGGGTTTGGAGAGCACAATCTCCACAACTGGAGGAGTCAG TTAACATCACTTTATGGTGGCCCTCTAGAATTTCTGTTAGTGGTAGAAAGTAGAGACGACCCTGCTTACAATGCTGTATCAGAACTGATATCGGAATTTGGG AGTGCTATTGATGCTAAGGTTATTGTAGCTGGTTTGTCAACAACTTGTAGTCAAAAGATTCATAATCAGTTG GTTGGAGTGGAGAAAATGCACAAGGACAGCAAGTATGTATTGTTCTTGGATGATGATGTTAGGCTTCATCCTGGAACTATTGGAAGCCTAACTTATGAAATGGAAAAGAATCCTGAG ATATTTATTCAAACCGGATACCCTCTTGATTTACCATCTGGAAGTTTAGGAAGTTACTGCATCTATGAATACCATATG CCTTGTTCAATGGGATTTGCCACAGGTGGAAAAACATTCTTTCTTTGGGGAGGATGCATGATG ATGCATGCTGTGGACTTTAGGAAAGACAATTATGGCGTAGTCTCCAGTCTTCGATACGGTGGATATTCTGATGACATGACTCTTTCGGCCGTAGCTG GGGCTCACAAGAAGCTAGTTTCTTCTCCCCCAGTTGCTGTCTTTCCTCATCCCCTTGCAACTGATCTTAATTTTGCAAG GTATTGGAACTATTTGAGAAAACAAACATTTGTTTTGGAGTCATACACGTTCAAAGTGAATCAGATAATGAACCGTGCATTATTTGTTGTGCACTGCTATTTGTCATGGGGATTTGTAGCACCATTTTTTATGGCAGTGGTTCATGTTGTGGCAGCACTTAGACTTTACATGAATGGCCAATCAATTGAAGAAAATACCTATGTTTATGGGG GAGTAAGATTGGTGGGCTTGCTGGCAGGATGCACTCTTCTTGCCCTTTTTTCAATGTGGAACTTGACAAGGATAGAAGTTAGACTTTGCAATATATTGTCCCCAGAAGCACCCCCACTTCATCTAGGTTCCTATAACTGGTGTCTT GTGTTCCTAGCAATGTTGGTAGGTAACTTCCTATACACTATTTGCGCCATTCGCTCTCACTTCTCTCAATCTATCAATTGGTCTGGCATCAGATACTATTTGAAAGATGGTAAAGTCAGCAGG ATTGAGAGAACTCAAGGAACACAGGATATGCACCCAGTTTTCACAGACTTGGCAAGAAAATACTTGTATGGCAAGAAAGAGTTGGCTTATAAAGGCTCACATGCCAATAATCATAATAAGGGAAAGAAGAGGCGCCAAACAAAGAAATATCACtaa
- the LOC130979108 gene encoding uncharacterized protein LOC130979108 isoform X2 codes for MTLLEYFDLFLFSACRYLSYPFAIYVHYQGCLISLVLAIGWALAAHIRNKERKRIKRSMDKGNSFAFLCHDINQLEHSNQVNLPRVTVIMPLKGFGEHNLHNWRSQLTSLYGGPLEFLLVVESRDDPAYNAVSELISEFGSAIDAKVIVAGLSTTCSQKIHNQLVGVEKMHKDSKYVLFLDDDVRLHPGTIGSLTYEMEKNPEIFIQTGYPLDLPSGSLGSYCIYEYHMPCSMGFATGGKTFFLWGGCMMMHAVDFRKDNYGVVSSLRYGGYSDDMTLSAVAGAHKKLVSSPPVAVFPHPLATDLNFARYWNYLRKQTFVLESYTFKVNQIMNRALFVVHCYLSWGFVAPFFMAVVHVVAALRLYMNGQSIEENTYVYGVRLVGLLAGCTLLALFSMWNLTRIEVRLCNILSPEAPPLHLGSYNWCLVFLAMLVGNFLYTICAIRSHFSQSINWSGIRYYLKDGKVSRIERTQGTQDMHPVFTDLARKYLYGKKELAYKGSHANNHNKGKKRRQTKKYH; via the exons ATGACTTTATTAGAGTATTTCGATTTGTTTCTCTTCTCTGCCTGTAGATACCTCTCCTATCCTTTCGCCATTTACGTTCATTATCAG GGATGTTTAATTTCCTTAGTTCTTGCTATTGGATGGGCCCTTGCTGCTCATATCAG GAacaaagagagaaaaagaataaAGAGAAGTATGGATAAGGGTAATAGTTTTGCTTTCCTTTGTCATGATATCAATCAACTTGAGCATTCCAATCAGGTTAATCTGCCAAGAGTGACAGTAATTATGCCCTTAAAAGGGTTTGGAGAGCACAATCTCCACAACTGGAGGAGTCAG TTAACATCACTTTATGGTGGCCCTCTAGAATTTCTGTTAGTGGTAGAAAGTAGAGACGACCCTGCTTACAATGCTGTATCAGAACTGATATCGGAATTTGGG AGTGCTATTGATGCTAAGGTTATTGTAGCTGGTTTGTCAACAACTTGTAGTCAAAAGATTCATAATCAGTTG GTTGGAGTGGAGAAAATGCACAAGGACAGCAAGTATGTATTGTTCTTGGATGATGATGTTAGGCTTCATCCTGGAACTATTGGAAGCCTAACTTATGAAATGGAAAAGAATCCTGAG ATATTTATTCAAACCGGATACCCTCTTGATTTACCATCTGGAAGTTTAGGAAGTTACTGCATCTATGAATACCATATG CCTTGTTCAATGGGATTTGCCACAGGTGGAAAAACATTCTTTCTTTGGGGAGGATGCATGATG ATGCATGCTGTGGACTTTAGGAAAGACAATTATGGCGTAGTCTCCAGTCTTCGATACGGTGGATATTCTGATGACATGACTCTTTCGGCCGTAGCTG GGGCTCACAAGAAGCTAGTTTCTTCTCCCCCAGTTGCTGTCTTTCCTCATCCCCTTGCAACTGATCTTAATTTTGCAAG GTATTGGAACTATTTGAGAAAACAAACATTTGTTTTGGAGTCATACACGTTCAAAGTGAATCAGATAATGAACCGTGCATTATTTGTTGTGCACTGCTATTTGTCATGGGGATTTGTAGCACCATTTTTTATGGCAGTGGTTCATGTTGTGGCAGCACTTAGACTTTACATGAATGGCCAATCAATTGAAGAAAATACCTATGTTTATGGGG TAAGATTGGTGGGCTTGCTGGCAGGATGCACTCTTCTTGCCCTTTTTTCAATGTGGAACTTGACAAGGATAGAAGTTAGACTTTGCAATATATTGTCCCCAGAAGCACCCCCACTTCATCTAGGTTCCTATAACTGGTGTCTT GTGTTCCTAGCAATGTTGGTAGGTAACTTCCTATACACTATTTGCGCCATTCGCTCTCACTTCTCTCAATCTATCAATTGGTCTGGCATCAGATACTATTTGAAAGATGGTAAAGTCAGCAGG ATTGAGAGAACTCAAGGAACACAGGATATGCACCCAGTTTTCACAGACTTGGCAAGAAAATACTTGTATGGCAAGAAAGAGTTGGCTTATAAAGGCTCACATGCCAATAATCATAATAAGGGAAAGAAGAGGCGCCAAACAAAGAAATATCACtaa